From one Asterias amurensis chromosome 14, ASM3211899v1 genomic stretch:
- the LOC139947327 gene encoding LOW QUALITY PROTEIN: snaclec coagulation factor X-activating enzyme light chain 2-like (The sequence of the model RefSeq protein was modified relative to this genomic sequence to represent the inferred CDS: substituted 1 base at 1 genomic stop codon), whose product MAFQKVCFLMWQLIGLGLAQTDGPVGQIETRELEAIRQASCPHNYQVYNNFCYRVFNTPKTWDQAEYACRLEEGPNGQGHLVSILSEEENIYVTQLXLSTSEPATNFATSARAAWIGLSDTDSDGNIGFLWSDGEAFGYSDLKRPPNRDTFCAFLVHRGGFWTTDSCEMRRRFICKVPL is encoded by the coding sequence ATGGCGTTTCAGAAGGTTTGTTTCTTGATGTGGCAGTTGATTGGTCTTGGATTGGCCCAAACTGATGGTCCAGTCGGACAGATAGAGACCAGGGAGTTAGAAGCGATACGCCAAGCATCATGCCCACACAACTATCAGGTGTACAATAACTTCTGCTATCGGGTCTTTAACACTCCGAAAACATGGGACCAAGCCGAATACGCATGCAGACTGGAGGAGGGACCAAATGGACAGGGTCATCTTGTGTCCATTCTTAGCGAGGAGGAGAACATTTACGTGACTCAGCTTTGACTATCAACCAGTGAACCAGCCACAAACTTTGCTACTAGTGCTAGAGCAGCTTGGATCGGACTGAGTGATACAGATAGTGATGGGAACATTGGTTTCCTTTGGTCTGACGGGGAGGCCTTTGGCTACAGTGATTTGAAGCGTCCACCCAACAGAGACACATTCTGTGCGTTTCTAGTTCATCGTGGAGGCTTTTGGACAACCGATTCCTGCGAGATGCGAAGGCGCTTCATTTGCAAGGTTCCGCTGTGA